One Temnothorax longispinosus isolate EJ_2023e chromosome 8, Tlon_JGU_v1, whole genome shotgun sequence genomic region harbors:
- the LOC139818288 gene encoding uncharacterized protein codes for MEALLEGQSMRLRVIERALDNFKKLGRKNLTAAKIRNRIQTLKEDWEEAKAGHRALLAAVPVAERPGYEYFQSLRFEATQKMYQTASDHMAECLEELEPYVPLNQSFSFGQQSPGFSSAYSISHLPPMKLPPFDGKYEEWESFRDRFTSLILNNKDLSNFTRMHYLISCLKNRALDCVKDIRVTADNFDIAWNTLNTRFENKRRLINVHMTALLNLPAVAKESAIELQSLSDRIHTAVAALNKLNRTPEELWSDMLVSLGTQKLDAVTKKAWNLKFSEDWNPPSYEAFNKFLENRIRAFEEWKLSPSPSDKAKIANLHKISSANICAKAVSQCSLCKAKHAFSACPQFAGKSPSQRREIVQRERRCFNCLSQHHAVKACSSKFLCRLCQKPHHTMLHVDSDSPPKTEEITPANDQPKAVDATTSEVNSLFASSKTPSRSYVLLATAWVTVSSPLGRSVIVRALLDQGSKMSFITEELAQCLRLKRVRMPTSVSAVGGVHAGTYQHAAQVNISPRNKQTPAFSTHALILKLLRAYAPKRMTKEHTLAHLADLPWADHDPMSADPISIIVGADLYSVLIVDGLRKGAVGQPIAQNSVLGWVISGPIPPSKVESHITSVASSPEQPPLRVSAHHCLNLSLDQELRKFWEVEEIPHKTHLNPEDEQCEEHFRRTHSRCPDGRYMVRLPFRAGPLIEIGHSRDVAEHHLKGLARRLDAHPEQKREYSEFLREYETLEHMIEVPASDEADEQRVYIPHHAVMHESSATSHLSVVFNASCATSNGSSLNDHLLVGPKLQPDLPAIILRWRLFKYVYTADMTKMYRQIRVDPRDVTYQRILWRERPTDPLREYILLTVTYDTAAAPYLALRVLDQLVNDEGQAFPLAVFILQKEKYIDETLFGAHRLEDLRISRDQLIALLRKGGFELRKWASNNSELSSDIDPANHELACNKILKTDESLKILGVSWNPALDIFQFQTATDDPAPQTKRSILSAIAKLFDPLGWVTPVTITAKILMQRLWRFKFEWDDTLPHDILREWKPIYNQLSALNELHLPRWTGQESDSDRCELHGLADASNVAYAAAVYLRVISKSGRITISLLMGKSKVAPVKTLSVPRLELLVMTLVRESVKIDSSACYCWIDAEVVLAWLRQHPSRWKTFVANRVAEIQSRLPDGPPWLKFPATRWPEGLPSPLTETSIEEKIVTTHAARVPTPWDLASQYLDWAKLIRVTAYLIRFVSCRGHSKKFPALEHHRRALLASECHRARTFWLGAIQADLFPHELHELTQNQPVNSKSHILALNPFIDSEGLIRVGGRLRNAPLSYHAKHPIVLASHPGLPESMHSDNGTTFVGADKELAKAYRAAVNDPNSLNAIASDNVQWHFLPPSAPHFGGLWEAGVRSVKYHLRRVLKNHTLTFEELTTLLCRIEACLNSRPLAPLSDTLDDYEVLTPGHFLIGSALTVNTKPSLLNVKENRLSRWQSVRHIIERFWRLWQTEYVSTLQQRVKWRRLKAPVKIGQLVLLRNAILPPCKWELGRVTQCHADADGLIRVVTVRTPTSEYKRPIVKLCLLPIDCEAHAD; via the exons ATGGAGGCGCTGTTAGAAGGTCAGTCTATGCGGTTGCGAGTCATCGAACGCGCATTAGACAATTTCAAGAAGCTGGGCAGAAAGAATCTGACCGCGGCGAAAATCCGCAATCGAATCCAAACGTTGAAGGAGGACTGGGAAGAGGCGAAAGCTGGACATCGTGCTCTCCTGGCTGCTGTCCCCGTCGCAGAGCGCCCTGGTTACGAATACTTCCAGAGCCTGAGATTCGAAGCCACCCAGAAGATGTATCAAACCGCATCCGATCACATGGCCGAGTGCCTTGAAGAACTGGAGCCGTACGTACCCCTAAATCAATCGTTTAGTTTCGGACAGCAGTCCCCGGGATTTTCGTCCGCCTATTCGATCTCACATTTACCGCCGATGAAACTTCCTCCGTTCGACGGGAAGTATGAGGAATGGGAGAGTTTCCGCGATCGATTCACGTCTCTTATTctgaataataaagatttatcaaattttacgCGAATGCATTACTTAATTTCATGTCTCAAAAACCGCGCTCTTGATTGCGTAAAAGATATACGAGTCACAGCCGATAACTTCGATATCGCGTGGAACACTCTAAACACGCGTTTCGAGAACAAACGCCGCTTGATTAACGTGCATATGACTGCGTTGCTCAATTTGCCCGCAGTCGCAAAAGAATCCGCGATCGAGCTACAGTCCCTATCTGACCGCATTCATACCGCTGTCGCGGCtcttaacaaattaaatcgTACTCCGGAGGAGCTTTGGAGCGACATGTTAGTGAGTCTCGGAACGCAGAAACTCGACGCGGTCACAAAAAAGGCATGGAATCTCAAGTTCAGCGAGGACTGGAATCCTCCCTCTTACGAAGCGTTCAATAAATTTCTGGAGAATCGAATTCGCGCTTTTGAGGAATGGAAACTCTCCCCTTCACCCTCCGATAAAGCAAAAATTGCAAATCTGCATAAAATCAGTAGCGCGAACATATGCGCGAAAGCCGTATCGCAGTGTTCGCTGTGCAAAGCTAAACATGCGTTCAGCGCCTGTCCGCAATTCGCGGGGAAGAGTCCGAGTCAACGACGTGAAATCGTGCAACGGGAACGACGTTGCTTTAATTGCCTGAGCCAACATCACGCCGTCAAGGCATGCTCGAGCAAATTCCTCTGCCGCCTGTGTCAGAAACCACATCATACGATGCTTCATGTTGACTCCGACTCTCCCCCGAAAACCGAGGAAATAACCCCGGCAAACGACCAACCGAAGGCCGTCGACGCAACAACAAGCGAAGTAAACTCACTGTTCGCGTCTTCAAAGACCCCTTCGCGTTCTTATGTTTTGCTCGCAACGGCTTGGGTCACCGTAAGCTCGCCGCTCGGTAGGTCTGTTATTGTTCGAGCTCTGCTCGATCAAGGTTCCAAGATGAGCTTCATTACAGAAGAACTCGCGCAGTGTCTCAGGCTGAAACGCGTTCGAATGCCGACCTCGGTTTCGGCTGTCGGCGGTGTACACGCCGGAACATATCAACACGCGGctcaagtaaatatttcgcCGAGAAACAAACAGACTCCGGCATTCTCTACGCACGCGTTAATCCTGAAATTGTTAAGGGCATACGCGCCGAAGCGTATGACGAAGGAGCATACTTTAGCTCACCTAGCAGATCTCCCATGGGCTGACCACGACCCCATGAGCGCAGATCCCATCAGTATAATAGTCGGTGCAGATCTCTACAGCGTCCTCATAGTTGACGGGCTTCGTAAGGGAGCGGTCGGACAGCCGATCGCTCAAAACTCAGTACTAGGATGGGTGATCTCGGGGCCCATACCACCTTCAAAGGTGGAGTCGCATATTACGTCGGTCGCATCATCGCCGGAACAACCGCCCCTCCGGGTGAGCGCACATCACTGCCTTAATCTGTCCCTCGATCAGGAACTTAGAAAATTCTGGGAGGTCGAAGAAATTCCGCATAAGACGCATCTTAACCCGGAAGACGAGCAATGTGAGGAGCATTTTCGCCGCACCCACTCACGTTGTCCCGATGGCAGATACATGGTCCGCCTTCCGTTTAGGGCCGGTCCCCTTATCGAAATAGGTCATTCTCGAGATGTCGCCGAGCACCATCTCAAAGGCTTAGCTCGGAGATTAGATGCTCATCCGGAGCAAAAACGGGAGTATTCCGAATTCTTACGCGAGTACGAAACCCTCGAGCATATGATCGAGGTGCCCGCTTCAGATGAAGCGGACGAGCAACGCGTCTACATCCCGCATCACGCGGTCATGCACGAAAGTAGCGCCACGAGTCATCTGAGCGTCGTCTTCAACGCGTCTTGCGCAACGTCAAACGGGTCCTCGTTAAACGACCATCTCCTGGTCGGACCCAAACTTCAACCTGATCTACCGGCTATCATCTTGCGATGGCGACTATTCAAGTACGTATACACGGCCGATATGACTAAAATGTATCGGCAAATTCGTGTCGACCCGCGTGATGTAACGTATCAACGCATTCTTTGGCGAGAACGTCCTACTGATCCGCTTCGCGAATACATCCTTCTCACCGTCACATATGATACCGCGGCCGCTCCGTACTTAGCGCTTCGCGTACTCGATCAGTTGGTAAACGACGAAGGACAGGCATTTCCCTTAGCTGTTTTCATACTccagaaagagaaatatatcgaCGAAACTCTCTTCGGCGCGCATCGCCTCGAGGACCTCCGTATCTCCCGCGATCAACTCATCGCCCTCCTACGGAAAGGTGGCTTTGAGCTAAGGAAATGGGCCAGTAATAATTCGGAGCTTTCGTCGGACATTGATCCCGCGAATCACGAACTCGCgtgcaacaaaattttgaaaacggATGAAAGTTTGAAAATCCTCGGGGTCAGTTGGAACCCTGCGCTCGATATCTTTCAATTTCAAACGGCTACCGACGACCCTGCTCCGCAAACAAAGCGATCGATTCTTTCCGCGATCGCGAAACTGTTTGACCCGCTCGGTTGGGTGACTCCCGTCACGATTACCGCGAAAATTTTGATGCAACGGTTGTGGCGTTTTAAGTTCGAGTGGGACGACACGCTCCCTCATGACATATTGCGCGAGTGGAAACCGATTTACAATCAATTATCCGCGCTCAACGAGCTTCACTTGCCGCGGTGGACCGGTCAAGAGTCGGACTCTGATCGCTGCGAACTGCACGGCTTAGCCGATGCGTCTAACGTCGCGTACGCCGCCGCTGTCTACCTGCGCGTAATCTCCAAATCTGGCCGTATAACTATATCTCTGCTTATGGGAAAATCGAAAGTCGCTCCGGTGAAAACGTTAAGCGTTCCCCGGTTGGAGCTACTCGTAATGACTTTAGTTCGAGAATCGGTCAAGATCGATTCCTCCGCGTGTTATTGCTGGATCGACGCAGAAGTCGTGCTTGCGTGGTTACGTCAACACCCGTCGAGATGGAAGACTTTCGTCGCGAACCGCGTCGCTGAGATTCAGTCCCGTCTCCCCGAT GGACCACCATGGCTCAAGTTCCCCGCGACGCGATGGCCCGAGGGTCTTCCCTCGCCCCTGACGGAAACTTCGATAGAAGAAAAGATTGTCACCACGCACGCGGCGAGAGTCCCCACGCCGTGGGATCTTGCCTCACAATATTTGGACTGGGCCAAACTGATTCGAGTCACCGCGTATCTCATTCGATTCGTCTCCTGTCGCGGGCACTCTAAAAAATTCCCCGCTCTTGAGCATCACAGACGCGCCTTATTGGCCTCCGAATGCCACCGCGCTCGCACATTCTGGCTCGGGGCTATCCAAGCCGACTTATTCCCTCATGAATTGCACGAGCTCACTCAGAACCAACCCGTCAATTCCAAGAGTCACATTCTCGCTCTCAATCCCTTCATAGATAGCGAAGGATTGATAAGAGTCGGAGGACGCCTGAGAAACGCTCCACTCTCGTATCACGCGAAGCATCCAATCGTACTCGCTTCCCACCC AGGATTGCCGGAGTCAATGCATTCCGATAACGGAACTACGTTTGTCGGAGCCGACAAGGAACTAGCCAAGGCATACCGAGCGGCAGTAAACGATCCCAATTCCTTAAATGCCATCGCTTCCGATAATGTACAATGGCATTTCCTCCCCCCGTCCGCACCGCATTTCGGCGGCCTCTGGGAGGCAGGCGTACGCAGCGTAAAGTACCATCTTCGCCGAGTTCTTAAGAATCACACGCTAACATTCGAAGAGCTTACGACTCTACTATGCAGGATCGAAGCGTGCTTAAACTCGCGTCCTCTCGCCCCTTTAAGTGATACGTTAGACGATTATGAAGTACTGACCCCCGGTCATTTCTTAATCGGGTCCGCGCTCACAGTCAATACGAAACCCTCGTTATTAAACGTCAAAGAGAATCGCTTATCACGCTGGCAAAGCGTTCGTCACATCATCGAGCGGTTTTGGCGGCTGTGGCAGACGGAATACGTTAGCACCTTACAGCAACGCGTCAAATGGCGAAGATTAAAAGCGCCAGTGAAGATCGGGCAACTCGTCTTGCTACGAAATGCTATTTTACCTCCCTGTAAGTGGGAGCTCGGTCGTGTAACACAGTGCCATGCGGACGCTGACGGGCTGATTCGTGTGGTGACCGTGAGAACACCGACCTCAGAATATAAACGTCCGATCGTAAAATTATGCCTGCTCCCGATCGACTGTGAGGCGCATGCTGACTGA
- the LOC139818291 gene encoding uncharacterized protein encodes MEVVTNKIISFFDASAKSTNGVSLNQMLMVGPTIQAKLPLHLIRFRTYKYVITADIVKMYRQLAEDEQHRYPRAAAILKEHFYVDNLISGAKTIEDARAIRDELIALLSLGGFPIKQWASNNERVVNDLSTDELHADFVLNLDRSLKTLEDYDNIQLHGFCDASNAGYGACLYIRSRNKHGNVISRLLCAKSRVATLKTITIPRLELCGALLLARLYRETIGALEIAFDKKVFWCDAQVVLHWIATSPHLLKNYVANRVAEIQEISSSIEWRYVRTEDNPADAISRGQLPHAFLRNQSWPVGPSWLIKDEGEWPNESTRIIEIPELKENTCLLTTSIDIGILERQKFWLLDGRNQVRKVIRAYKRCFRFSADAIEYKMGNLPPVRIREAIPFANTGIDFCGPFYIKEKKHLGDSLFTFEELNTFTIEVEGILNSRPITSLSTDPNDLLVLTPAHYLIGKPLTTLPEGDLSSVPANWLSTWQHITKVRQDFWARWNLEYLNELQMRNKWTKDRPKLDIGTVVLIKDKNTPCTHWALGRITELHPGTDGITRAATVKTAVGQMKRAANCLCPLPIEQQLCDTPSQA; translated from the exons ATGGA GGTGGTAACgaacaaaattattagtttcTTTGACGCATCCGCGAAATCGACCAACGGGGTGTCATTAAATCAGATGCTAATGGTAGGACCCACCATTCAAGCTAAACTGCCTTTACATCTGATACGATTCCGGACATATAAGTACGTCATCACCGCGGACATAGTCAAAATGTATCGTCAA CTCGCGGAGGACGAACAACACAGATACCCCAGGGCCGCCGCGATTCTTAAAGAGCATTTTTATGTCGATAACTTAATATCCGGCGCCAAGACCATCGAAGACGCGCGAGCAATTAGAGACGAACTAATCGCATTATTATCCCTGGGCGGTTTTCCCATTAAACAATGGGCATCTAACAACGAACGCGTCGTCAATGATTTATCAACTGACGAGCTGCACGCGGACTTCGTACTAAATCTAGATCGTTCGTTGAAGACATTAG AAGATTACGACAACATTCAATTACACGGATTTTGCGATGCTAGCAACGCCGGCTACGGAGCATGTCTGTACATACGCTCAAGGAATAAACACGGGAACGTTATCAGCAGATTATTATGCGCCAAATCTCGAGTCGCTACTTTAAAAACTATCACTATCCCACGGTTAGAACTTTGCGGCGCGTTATTGCTAGCACGACTCTATCGCGAAACCATTGGCGCATTAGAGATAGCATTTGACAAGAAGGTTTTCTGGTGTGACGCGCAAGTCGTGCTTCACTGGATAGCGACATCACCTCACTTGCTCAAAAATTACGTAGCAAATCGGGTAGCagaaattcaagaaataaGTAGCTCCATCGAATGGCGATACGTACGAACAGAAGATAATCCGGCCGACGCGATTTCGAGGGGTCAATTACCCCATGCCTTTCTGAGAAATCAATCGTGGCCTGTAGGGCCCTCGTGGCTGATTAAAGACGAAGGTGAATGGCCTAACGAGAGCACGCGAATAATCGAAATACCCGAATTAAAGGAAAACACATGCTTGTTAACCACATCTATCGACATTGGAATACTCGAAAG ACAGAAATTCTGGCTACTCGATGGCCGGAATCAAGTCCGGAAAGTCATACGCGCCTACAAGCGCTGTTTTCGATTCAGCGCCGATGCGATCGAATATAAAATGGGAAATCTTCCGCCGGTCCGTATACGCGAAGCTATTCCATTTGCTAATACGGGTATCGATTTCTGCGGTCCGTTCTACATTAAAGAGAAGAAACACC TCGGAGATTCTCTATTTACGTTCGAAGAGTTAAATACATTCACCATCGAAGTCGAGGGCATTCTAAATTCCAGACCAATCACTTCCCTCTCCACCGACCCGAACGACCTACTCGTGTTAACTCCTGCTCATTACTTAATCGGCAAACCACTAACCACCCTTCCGGAGGGTGACCTGTCATCTGTTCCAGCCAATTGGTTGTCTACCTGGCAACACATTACAAAGGTACGACAAGACTTCTGGGCACGCTGGAACCTCGAATATCTAAACGAACTCCAAATGCGTAACAAATGGACCAAGGATAGACCAAAGCTCGACATTGGGACAGTCGTGCTTATAAAGGACAAAAACACCCCGTGCACGCACTGGGCGCTGGGCAGAATCACAGAACTGCATCCGGGCACGGACGGAATTACTCGAGCAGCTACTGTCAAAACTGCGGTCGGACAAATGAAAAGAGCTGCCAATTG
- the LOC139818290 gene encoding matrilysin-like codes for MASLWYFLLARFSSSYNTTQELHRAISLFQEFHRLSGDGELNEETLNRMRKPRCGVEDISERTFAPLSDKWPKKHLKWNFHLANDLILKTTRAAFDLWAANSSLTFERDLLNPDILILFQVHVDKAETWHIQLNKNPPGTYNLLYTLTHEIGHALGLPHTFHKDSVMYTYVPDDAFPVQLSLEDVLSIQHLYGAKENVNFPKLTTTTPATTTTTIPTTTTTATKNVETDLCTLRNVDIINAVLNTNEGRSYIIYNDNVVGEIDDCSMTIVKFYHIDMIFPGIPHSVSSAFRYIDGNLYFISKNRFYRFNEFTKTVTASGNFDLRILGITCPRDGMMMQLRDLLSRFVQIDAKETSNKEEEE; via the exons ATGGCGTCCTTGTGGTACTTCCTTCTTGCC CGATTTTCATCGTCCTACAACACTACGCAGGAGTTACATCGAGCCATCTCACTGTTTCAAGAATTCCATCGACTATCCGGCGACGGTGAATTAAACGAAGAGACGCTGAATCGAATGCGTAAACCGCGATGCGGCGTCGAGGACATTTCGGAGCGCACGTTCGCTCCGCTTTCGGACAAATGGCCGAAGAAACATCTCAAATGGAATTTTCATCTGGCCAACGACTTGATTTTGAAAACGACCCGTGCCGCGTTCGATCTGTGGGCAGCGAATTCGTCATTGACGTTCGAGCGCGATTTGCTGAATCCCGATATTCTGATATTGTTTC AGGTGCACGTAGACAAAGCGGAGACGTGGCACATACAGCTGAATAAGAATCCCCCGGGAACGTACAATTTACTTTACACGCTGACGCACGAGATCGGTCACGCTTTAGGCTTGCCACACACTTTTCACAAAGATTCGGTGATGTACACGTACGTGCCTGATGATGCATTCCCCGTTCAACTCAGTCTAGAGGACGTTCTTTCCATACAACACTTGTACGGTGCTAAAGAAAACGTTAATTTTCCAAAACTAACGACGACAACACCGGCGACTACCACAACGACGataccgacgacgacgacgacggctaCGAAAAACGTCGAAACGGATCTGTGCACCTTGCGAAACGTGGATATC ATCAACGCCGTGCTGAACACGAACGAAGGACGATCTTATATCATATACAACGATAATGTTGTGGGCGAGATAGACGATTGTTCGATGACTATCGTTAAGTTCTACCACATTGATATGATATTTCCGGGAATACCTCACAGCGTATCGTCGGCCTTTCGATACATCGACGGTAATCTGTACTTCATCAGTAAAAACCGATTCTACAGATTCAACGAATTCACGAAAACCGTAACGGCATCCGGCAATTTTGATCTGAGGATCCTCGGTATTACCTGCCCGAGAGACGGAATGATGATGCAACTGCGAGATCTATTGAGTCGATTCGTTCAAATTGACGCGAAGGAGACGTCGAataaagaagaggaagaatag
- the LOC139817376 gene encoding uncharacterized protein, with protein MPTCCIKHCTSRTSDKTKNLKFFGFPKEDVIRQQWLDACKRKETDIKVDTAMICSNHFDADCFIMKWTQPRLKNVPAKEMKRLRKNSIPTKMLIPEKEEEKKKRGRKRKRMPENGESKVPIRTGIPTYTDLVKCVQERQHFSHKEIVQNMEAEAAQNVDNTNNIEEINCITEKSVQHMILENNTTNVEIDKKVDNHTNVSMRNAMDTLLVYLQESEEKNRKLLKEKDILKQKNEQLRMEVTKLQTGVTHLEAEVTKMTTDREKQTDAISVEVLRKVFTPGQIARLKSSTNSRIRWSPEDIVSAIGLRLSAKAYRYLRNVQKKKCPGLHEVQLLEDFERLVAQDVIEKNALLYIAGYVAHRFRDRYGDLGVPTKDLPNPPNNWTCTLSRGNCILPKNLKM; from the exons ATGCCAACGTGTTGTATAAAACACTGTACTAGTCGCACGTCCGACAagacaaaaaatttgaaatttttcggatTTCCAAAGGAAGACGTTATTCGTCAGCAATGGCTTGATGCCTGTAAAAGAAAGGAAACAGATATCAAAGTTGATACGG CAATGATATGTAGTAATCATTTCGATGCTGATTGCTTCATAATGAAGTGGACACAACCTAGATTGAAGAATGTACCAGCCAAAGAAATGAAACGATTAAGAAAGAACTCTATTCCAACAAAGATGTTAATAccagaaaaagaagaagagaagaaaaaacgtggaagaaaaagaaagagaatgcCAGAGAACGGTGAAAGTAAAGTACC AATAAGGACTGGAATACCAACGTATACAGATCTTGTGAAATGTGTTCAAGAAAGGCAACATTTTTCGCATAAAGAAATAGTGCAAAATATGGAAGCAGAAGCTGCACAAAATGTAGACAATACTAAcaatattgaagaaataaaCTGTATTACAGAAAAATCGGTGCAACACATGATATTGGAAAATAACACAACAAACGTAGAGAT agaCAAAAAGGTTGATAATCATACAAATGTTTCAATGAGAAATGCAATGGACACATTATTGGTGTATCTACAAGAGTCAGAggaaaaaaatcgaaagttattgaaagaaaaagacatactaaaacaaaaaaatgagcAATTGCGTATGGAAGTGACAAAGTTGCAAACAGGAGTAACACACTTAGAAGCAGAAGTAACCAAAATGACTACGGATAGAGAGAAGCAAACTGACGCAATATCCGTTGAAGTTTTAAGGAAGGTATTTACACCAGGTCAAATTGCGAGGTTAAAGTCATCGACAAATAGCCGTATACGCTGGTCGCCCGAAGATATTGTGTCTGCAATAGGTCTAAGATTAAGCGCTAAAGCTTACAGATACTTAAGAAATgtccagaaaaaaaaatgtcctgGTCTGCATGAAGTACAATTACTCGAAGATTTTGAGCGGCTCGTTGCACAAGacgtaatagaaaaaaatgcacTTCTTTACATAGCTGGTTACGTTGCACACAGATTCCGTGATCGTTATGGTGATTTGGGAGTTCCTACTAAAGATCTCCCAAATCCACCAAATAATTGGACTTGCACATTATCCCGAGGAAATTGTATCCTTCcgaaaaacttaaaaatgtag